In Daphnia magna isolate NIES linkage group LG6, ASM2063170v1.1, whole genome shotgun sequence, the following are encoded in one genomic region:
- the LOC116925870 gene encoding uncharacterized protein LOC116925870 yields the protein MASCPLAIQLKLEDQIPFVDAEGSCDGSISSVGTGSILGHSTTSEEYLDKNSSQERLWKYHQNHQDSSMGDHHSLNNILDTVTSSHTRLTDLDYCSVDQLNGSHMNNSHESIKIESHLDTVVTIDEPMKDECKTPSNNGAKHARPNTLILGKDVKGGFVSLTSAYASLTEQLSDNYESIYNSSVSYGCNGQLSPTKSIHSAASTSSPSQPHHYISSYRIARTSLSRRTGSKVAATASASSSSSSSTLDRVGVDPSHRLQTILRQRYQKLCDSLPAVSWCPDFHPPVRQMIFSLARDSSWEKGTATPQRPNLRRIPLHGIFAEDRRSDRPKSGGQRLLIMGETGYGKTTLLLRLLNDWSTQDPALGYLARFKLVYFVPCRDLTGQRVNLFGSPSKDETELAISLAPETENQTLFLLDGLDELNIWPDEIKDLLEGRLYPASTVLATSRPVPVAVAHPAFHKRIIIHGFELVHVESFIRSFFATPHDLERDQPPAMMDLLQARPRLMKLASNPLMCFLLCLVFQEEGGRLPESAAELFGILMRFVMLRSLRQSQQQGHMTTQQRKILLDFGRLTLQGIKENRYIYTDTEIKSACQTLDIVKWGFLLKGINVNVKGQKRTFYQPIHSAWSEYAAALYLASVSHYANIIQREVYSLPLDAEPCLTTSAGIYRSSLQVLFFLCSVLSKKAYLLYNILSPLDFPCVTLLSFLQTAGRSNVNVAALCKLIQGHASVTTSAESQLQSWSALVDHPECLLHSMAIRYDGLVNGPALASLVDVVGRNSTLHTLKISSVIGQGLEAVELSQVARQLGPMMSKPKLQTLELAISSFDEDVSIADALQPLVDALCSSIGKTAISKLVLDMELSAEQVTQLGQVLPTSSVRSLHLLHLSCAWDGLQALTCLINNAGSSVTGLDLSGCWAATSSASQTQQTVVDSPTACGTLSGSSSCSTGSPVATPTPDPLNHHSPRPTKQQQQFLSLPRRPTRGSRSYSSLTRAGQQNTQQGLSSSSNYLSRTDEKRRSDSMLFQKVLLPLPACDRSSHLQCGFHLLFEALRHPSCRLTQLNLSKSSLSVSDAMCLGESLRKNRVLVSLRLEGLSSLKEVLPVCLSLAENKALQLLDVSSNHVLVNDSAFQLICRALGRNCSLQSLRMCGWTFCLEEEDTFKTLSDAVQTSRLRELALSSSLIRIPFQDKRSRLSSALLGPVMLDELVALMSQEGFDQVRSDWLAFLKLDNCRLELNSKLTLRGAHLVFFTSGFQRLSEVNLALDASSTTEPLRDKASLAFFQSLSQSCSQLRTLVLNNWKFQWSKPDKVLKGIAKSLKNMSLSCISLDGLVLQADQPSSVAELAFALVLVSTLNNLTLLSLNGWRFSNEDSVDLGKAIRDKLSSNVLELSLKNVPSQTTRLIVKVAEETGRVAVSRGSSAGLYRFKKTGRAPGFLNKMMLITSSWKE from the exons ATGGCTTCTTGCCCTCTTGCTATCCAGCTGAAGCTGGAGGATCAGATCCCATTTGTGGATGCCGAAGGGTCTTGTGATGGAAGTATCAGCAGTGTGGGGACAGGTAGCATCTTGGGACACTCCACCACTAGTGAAGAATATCTTGACAAAAATTCTAGCCAAGAAAGACTTTGGAAGTATCATCAGAATCATCAAGATTCATCAATGGGAGACCACCATAGTTTGAATAACATCCTGGACACGGTCACATCATCTCATACTAGACTAACGGATTTGGATTATTGTTCAGTGGACCAGCTTAATGGGTCACACATGAACAACTCACATGAATCCATCAAGATTGAATCTCATCTGGACACGGTTGTCACCATTGATGAACCTATGAAGGATGAATGCAAAACTCCTTCTAATAATGGGGCCAAGCATGCAAGGCCAAACACTCTCATCTTGGGAAAAGATGTAAAAGGTGGATTTGTTTCCCTAACATCTGCATATGCCTCTCTTACAGAACAG TTGAGCGATAACTACGAGTCCATCTACAACAGCAGCGTTAGTTACGGCTGTAATGGTCAGTTAAGCCCAACAAAATCCATTCATTCGGCTGCTTCGACTTCCAGTCCATCACAACCCCATCACTACATTTCATCGTACCGGATAGCACGAACATCCTTATCACGCCGGACGGGCTCCAAAGTGGCAGCAACGGCCTCAGCCTCGTCTTCCTCGTCGTCATCGACCTTGGATCGAGTCGGAGTGGACCCTAGTCATCGATTACAAACGATACTGAGGCAGCGTTATCAAAAGCTCTGTGACAGTTTACCGGCTGTCTCGTGGTGTCCGGATTTTCATCCGCCGGTCCGACAAATGATATTTAGTCTGGCTAGAGATTCCTCATGGGAGAAAGGCACGGCGACCCCTCAAAGACCAAATCTACGCCGGATTCCCCTTCATGGCATCTTTGCTGAGGATCGC aGATCTGATAGACCGAAATCTGGTGGACAGAGACTTTTAATTATGGGGGAAACGGGGTACGGAAAAACGACCCTGTTGCTTCGGCTACTGAACGATTGGAGCACGCAAGACCCAGCCTTGGGCTACTTGGCACGATTCAAGCTAGTCTATTTCGTTCCCTGTCGTGACTTGACTGGCCAGCGTGTTAATTTATTTGGTTCGCCAAGTAAAGATGAAACTGAATTGGCTATCAGTTTAGCGCCCGAGACGGAAAATCAAACGCTTTTCCTCTTGGACGGATTAGACGAGCTCAATATCTGGCCGGACGAAATTAAAGATTTGTTGGAAGGCCGCCTCTATCCGGCTAGCACTGTTTTAGCCACTTCCCGTCCAGTGCCTGTTGCTGTCGCCCATCCGGCATTTCATAAGCGGATCATCATTCATGGCTTTGAATTGGTCCATGTCGAGAGTTTCATCCGCTCGTTTTTCGCCACGCCGCACGACCTCGAGCGTGACCAACCTCCTGCAATGATGGATCTTCTCCAGGCGCGGCCTCGTCTCATGAAATTGGCATCGAACCCGCTCATGTGTTTCCTGCTTTGTCTCGTTTTTCAAGAGGAAGGTGGCAGATTGCCGGAATCAGCAGCAGAGCTCTTTGGAATTCTCATGCGTTTCGTCATGCTGCGCTCTCTGCGCCAGAGCCAGCAGCAAGGTCACATGACAACCCAACAGCGCAAAATTTTGCTGGACTTTGGCCGCTTAACATTGCAGGGCATTAAGGAAAACCGGTACATCTACACAGATACTGAGATTAAAAGCGCCTGCCAGACGTTGGACATCGTCAA ATGGGGTTTCTTACTGAAAGGCATCAACGTGAATGTCAAAGGACAGAAGCGAACATTTTACCAACCCATCCATTCGGCGTGGAGTGAATACGCTGCCGCATTGTATCTAGCTTCGGTTTCGCATTATGCCAATATCATACAAAGGGAAGTTTATAGCCTTCCTTTGGATGCCGAGCCTTGTTTAACGACCAGCGCCGGAATCTACCGCAGCTCTCTGCAG GTGTTGTTTTTCCTGTGCAGTGTGCTGTCGAAAAAAGCCTATTTGCTGTACAACATCCTGTCTCCTTTAGATTTCCCTTGTGTGACACTGTTGAGTTTTCTGCAAACGGCCGGACGGAGTAATGTGAATGTTGCCGCCTTATGTAAACTCATTCAGGGTCATGCATCAGTCACCACATCAGCCGAAAGTCAACTGCAAAGTTGGTCCGCTCTTGTTGACCATCCAGAATGTCTACTGCATTCCATGGCCATTCGCTACGACGGACTTGTTAACGGACCCGCCCTTGCCTCTTTGGTTGACGTAGTCGGACGTAATTCAACGCTTCACACTCTTAAAATTTCATCGGTGATTGGTCAAGGTCTCGAGGCAGTAGAATTGTCACAAGTGGCGCGCCAGCTCGGACCTATGATGAGCAAGCCAAAGCTGCAGACGCTAGAATTGGCCATTTCGTCATTTGATGAAGACGTTTCTATTGCTGACGCACTTCAACCGCTCGTCGATGCCCTTTGCTCGTCCATTGGAAAAACAGCCATTTCCAAACTCGTCCTCGACATGGAATTAAGCGCAGAACAAGTGACGCAACTCGGTCAAGTGTTGCCGACGAGCAGCGTCCGCTCGTTGCATCTTCTGCACTTGTCGTGCGCATGGGACGGACTTCAGGCTCTAACCTGTTTAATTAATAATGCAGGCAGCAGCGTAACAGGTCTCGATTTAAGTGGCTGTTGGGCCGCCACGTCCTCAGCCAGCCAAACGCAACAG ACGGTCGTTGATTCGCCAACGGCGTGTGGCACTCTTTCCGGTAGTAGTAGTTGCTCGACCGGCTCTCCAGTTGCTACTCCCACGCCTGACCCACTAAACCATCACTCGCCTCGACCGACTAAACAGCAACAGCAATTTCTCTCGTTGCCCAGGAGGCCTACTCGTGGATCGCGTAGCTATAGTAGCCTGACCCGAGCAGGACAACAAAACACTCAACAAGGGTTGTCGTCGTCTTCCAATTATCTGTCGCGAACGGACGAAAAGCGCCGTTCAGATTCTATGCTCTTCCAGAAGGTATTGCTGCCACTACCGGCATGTGATCGTTCATCCCATTTGCAGTGCGGTTTCCATCTACTGTTTGAAGCCTTGAGACATCCGTCTTGCCGACTAACACAGCTCAATCTCAGCAAGTCTTCCTTAAGTGTTTCTGACGCCATGTGTTTAG gCGAAAGTTTACGAAAAAACCGTGTCCTCGTTTCTCTTCGATTGGAAGGTCTCTCCAGTCTGAAGGAAGTTCTTCCCGTTTGTTTATCGCTGGCCGAAAACAAGGCTCTCCAGCTACTTGACGTCAGCTCCAACCATGTGTTGGTAAACGATTCCGCATTCCAGCTCATCTGCCGCGCCTTGGGCCGTAATTGTAGTTTACAATCACTGAGAATGTGCGGCTGGACTTTCTGcctggaagaagaagatacttTCAAGACGCTGTCGGATGCCGTTCAAACCAGTCGGCTTCGAGAATTAGCACTTTCCTCTTCTCTAATTCGTATCCCCTTTCAAGATAAACGAAGTCGATTGTCATCAGCTCTGCTCGGTCCAGTCATGCTTGACGAACTGGTGGCGCTAATGTCGCAAGAAGGCTTCGATCAAGTTCGTTCTGACTGGTTGGCTTTTCTCAAACTGGATAATTGTCGATTGGAACTGAATAGCAAATTAACTTTGCGTGGCGCCCACTTAGTCTTTTTTACAAGCGGGTTCCAGCGACTAAGTGAAGTCAATCTGGCCCTTGATGCCTCCAGCACCACAGAACCGCTTCGAGATAAAGCATCGCTGGCATTTTTCCAATCTTTGTCGCAATCTTGTTCCCAACTCAGAACTTTAGTGCTGAATAATTGGAAATTCCAGTGGAGTAAACCAGACAAAGTTCTTAAG GGAATCGCTAAAAGTCTTAAAAACATGTCGCTGAGTTGCATCAGCTTGGATGGGTTGGTTCTACAAGCAGACCAGCCATCATCGGTTGCGGAATTGGCTTTTGCCTTAGTGCTCGTCTCAACTTTAAATAATCTAACACTCCTTTCCCTGAATGGTTGGCGGTTCAGTAACGAAGATTCCGTTGATTTGGGCAAAGCGATTCGCGATAAACTGTCTAGCAATGTGCTGGAATTATCTCTGAAAAACGTGCCATCACAGACGACCAGGTTAATAGTCAAGGTGGCAGAAGAGACTGGAAGAGTTGCCGTAAGCCGCGGAAGTAGCGCCGGCCTTTACCGATTCAAAAAAACGGGTCGAGCCCCGGGTTTCCTCAACAAGATGATGCTCATCACATCCTCTTGGAAAGAATGA